The sequence TCTTCAACGGTTCGTGACTTGCGCACGGCAGAACCCTGTACCGCAGCTCGGTTTGGCGAAGGGGTGGGCCATTCGGGCACCGCTGACGGGTCCTGTAGGAGCGTCTCGGACCGAAGGTCCGCCATTGCCACATGGTCGGCACCGACCAGGGGGTGCCCCGCTGGGAGCATCACGACCCTCGGTTCCTCGTGGAGGAACACGGTCCGGATGCCCGCGCCGTTGAAGGGCTCACGGAGGTAGCTGACGTCCGCACGGCCGTCGTGGAGCACTGCGACTTGCTCCTCCCACCCAGTGCGCAACACCCGGACATCGACCGACTGCGCTCCGCGCCGGAATATCCGTACCGCCTGGGTGACGGTCAGGCCGGGCATGAAGCCAACCGTGAAGACGTCCTCGCCGCGCGCCGCGATCGCGACACGGCGACGCACTGCAGCGGCAGAAGCGAGAAGCGAGCGCGCCTCGGTGAGAAGGAGGCGTCCATTGTCGGTCAGCTCAGTCCCGCGGGTATCACGGACGAAGAGCTGCATCCCGAGTTCCTGCTCCAGCGCTCGAATCTGCCGCGACAGCACAGGCTGGGCGATGCGGAGCTGTTCCGCGGCACGGCCGAAGCTCAGCGTGTCCGCGACGGCGGCGAAGTACCGCAGCTTGCGGAGGTCAAGATCGGCGTTCACCCACCCATGATGACTCATACCCGTTGGGTCTCACCAGGTG is a genomic window of Frondihabitans peucedani containing:
- a CDS encoding LysR family transcriptional regulator, translating into MNADLDLRKLRYFAAVADTLSFGRAAEQLRIAQPVLSRQIRALEQELGMQLFVRDTRGTELTDNGRLLLTEARSLLASAAAVRRRVAIAARGEDVFTVGFMPGLTVTQAVRIFRRGAQSVDVRVLRTGWEEQVAVLHDGRADVSYLREPFNGAGIRTVFLHEEPRVVMLPAGHPLVGADHVAMADLRSETLLQDPSAVPEWPTPSPNRAAVQGSAVRKSRTVEEKLELVAGGAGIAILPLSTARFYRRPDVNFHVITDLAPTAVHIAWETSRASERITAFVEAAQAVPAPG